In Anoplopoma fimbria isolate UVic2021 breed Golden Eagle Sablefish chromosome 22, Afim_UVic_2022, whole genome shotgun sequence, a genomic segment contains:
- the LOC129111599 gene encoding radixin-like isoform X2 produces MPKPINVRVTTMDAELEFAIQPNTTGKQLFDQVVKTVGLREVWFFGLQYVDSKGYSTWLKLNKKVTQQDVKKENPLQFKFRAKFFPEDVSEELIQEITQRLFFLQVKEAILNDENYCPPETAVLLASYSVQAKYGDYNKDVNKPGYLTHDRLLPQRVLEQHKLTKEQWEDRIQTWHEEHRGMLREDSMMEYLKIAQDLEMYGVNYFEIKNKKGTQLWLGVDALGLNIYEHEDKLTPKIGFPWSEIRNISFNDKKFVIKPIDKKAPDFVFYAPRLRINKRVLALCMGNHELYMRRRKPDTIEVQQMKAQAREEKHHKQMERAQLENEKKKREYAEKEKERIEREKDELMERLRQIEEQTMRAQKELEEQTRRALELEQERRRAREEAERLERERQTAEEAKAELARQAEDQQKTQEQLAGELAEFTAKIALLEEAKRKKDDEATEWQHKALSAQEDLEKTKEELKTAMTVVPAPLVANAESEHDEQDENHAEDCAELSNEGVSQLDLRSEEARVTEAQKNERVKKQLQTLSSELAEARDETKKTQNDVLHAENVKAGRDKYKTLRQIRLGNTKQRIDEFESM; encoded by the exons ATGCCGAAACCG atCAACGTCCGTGTGACCACCATGGATGCAGAGCTGGAGTTTGCCATCCAGCCTAATACCACAGGAAAGCAGCTCTTTGACcag GTGGTGAAGACGGTGGGACTGCGGGAGGTCTGGTTCTTTGGCCTGCAGTATGTGGACAGCAAAGGTTACAGTACTTGGCTCAAGCTCAATAAGAAG GTGACTCAGCAGGATGTGAAGAAAGAGAATCCTCTGCAGTTCAAGTTCAGGGCCAAGTTCTTCCCTGAGGATGTTTCAGAGGAACTAATCCAGGAGATCACCCAGCGACTCTTCTTCCTGCAG GTGAAGGAGGCCATCTTGAACGATGAGAACTACTGTCCCCCAGAGACCGCCGTGCTACTGGCGTCATACTCAGTCCAGGCCAAGTATGGAGACTACAACAAAGATGTCAACAAGCCAGGGTACCTTACCCATGACAGGCTGCTGCCTCAGAG AGTCCTGGAGCAGCACAAGCTGACCAAGGAGCAGTGGGAGGACAGGATACAGACTTGGCACGAAGAACACAGAGGAATGCTCAG AGAGGACTCCATGATGGAATATCTTAAAATTGCCCAGGACTTGGAGATGTACGGAGTCAACTACTTTGAGATCAAAAACAAGAAGGGCACACAGCTGTGGCTGGGCGTGGATGCCCTTGGCCTCAACATCTACGAACACGAAGACAA GTTGACACCAAAGATTGGCTTCCCCTGGAGTGAGATTCGAAACATCTCTTTCAATGACAAAAAGTTTGTCATCAAACCTATTGACAAGAAAGCCCCT GACTTTGTGTTTTATGCTCCGCGACTGCGCATCAACAAGCGTGTCTTGGCATTGTGTATGGGTAACCACGAGTTGTACATGAGGAGGAGAAAGCCCGACACCATCGAGGTGCAGCAGATGAAAGCTCAGGCCCGCGAGGAGAAGCACCACAAACAGATGGAGAG GGCTCAGCTGgagaatgagaagaagaagcgAGAGTAtgcagagaaggagaaggagaggataGAGCGGGAGAAGGACGAGCTCATGGAGAGACTCAGACAGATCGAAGAGCAGACGATGAGAGCTCAGAAAG AGCTGGAGGAACAGACTCGCCGGGCCCtggagctggagcaggagagaaggagagcgaGGGAGGAGGCCGAgaggctggagagagagaggcagacggCTGAGGAGGCCAAGGCAGAGCTGGCCAGACAGGCTGAAGACCAGCAGAAGACCCAGGAACaactg GCTGGTGAACTGGCTGAATTCACAGCCAAGATCGCTCTCCTGGAAGAAGCCAAGAGGAAGAAAGACGACGAGGCCACAGAATGGCAGCACAAG GCCCTGTCAGCCCAGGAGGACCTGGAGAAGAccaaggaggagctgaagacCGCGATGACTGTGGTGCCAGCACCTCTGGTCGCCAATGCTGAAAGCGAGCACGATGAGCAGGACGAGAACCACGCGGAAGACTGCGCAGAGCTCTCCAACGAGGGCGTCAGCCAGCTGGACCTCCGCAGTGAGGAGGCGCGCGTCACTGAAGCCCAGAAGAACGAGAGGGTGAAGAAACAGCTGCAG
- the LOC129111599 gene encoding radixin-like isoform X1, giving the protein MPKPINVRVTTMDAELEFAIQPNTTGKQLFDQVVKTVGLREVWFFGLQYVDSKGYSTWLKLNKKVTQQDVKKENPLQFKFRAKFFPEDVSEELIQEITQRLFFLQVKEAILNDENYCPPETAVLLASYSVQAKYGDYNKDVNKPGYLTHDRLLPQRVLEQHKLTKEQWEDRIQTWHEEHRGMLREDSMMEYLKIAQDLEMYGVNYFEIKNKKGTQLWLGVDALGLNIYEHEDKLTPKIGFPWSEIRNISFNDKKFVIKPIDKKAPDFVFYAPRLRINKRVLALCMGNHELYMRRRKPDTIEVQQMKAQAREEKHHKQMERAQLENEKKKREYAEKEKERIEREKDELMERLRQIEEQTMRAQKELEEQTRRALELEQERRRAREEAERLERERQTAEEAKAELARQAEDQQKTQEQLAGELAEFTAKIALLEEAKRKKDDEATEWQHKALSAQEDLEKTKEELKTAMTVVPAPLVANAESEHDEQDENHAEDCAELSNEGVSQLDLRSEEARVTEAQKNERVKKQLQQFCCKEETPAKKWQIRTLSSELAEARDETKKTQNDVLHAENVKAGRDKYKTLRQIRLGNTKQRIDEFESM; this is encoded by the exons ATGCCGAAACCG atCAACGTCCGTGTGACCACCATGGATGCAGAGCTGGAGTTTGCCATCCAGCCTAATACCACAGGAAAGCAGCTCTTTGACcag GTGGTGAAGACGGTGGGACTGCGGGAGGTCTGGTTCTTTGGCCTGCAGTATGTGGACAGCAAAGGTTACAGTACTTGGCTCAAGCTCAATAAGAAG GTGACTCAGCAGGATGTGAAGAAAGAGAATCCTCTGCAGTTCAAGTTCAGGGCCAAGTTCTTCCCTGAGGATGTTTCAGAGGAACTAATCCAGGAGATCACCCAGCGACTCTTCTTCCTGCAG GTGAAGGAGGCCATCTTGAACGATGAGAACTACTGTCCCCCAGAGACCGCCGTGCTACTGGCGTCATACTCAGTCCAGGCCAAGTATGGAGACTACAACAAAGATGTCAACAAGCCAGGGTACCTTACCCATGACAGGCTGCTGCCTCAGAG AGTCCTGGAGCAGCACAAGCTGACCAAGGAGCAGTGGGAGGACAGGATACAGACTTGGCACGAAGAACACAGAGGAATGCTCAG AGAGGACTCCATGATGGAATATCTTAAAATTGCCCAGGACTTGGAGATGTACGGAGTCAACTACTTTGAGATCAAAAACAAGAAGGGCACACAGCTGTGGCTGGGCGTGGATGCCCTTGGCCTCAACATCTACGAACACGAAGACAA GTTGACACCAAAGATTGGCTTCCCCTGGAGTGAGATTCGAAACATCTCTTTCAATGACAAAAAGTTTGTCATCAAACCTATTGACAAGAAAGCCCCT GACTTTGTGTTTTATGCTCCGCGACTGCGCATCAACAAGCGTGTCTTGGCATTGTGTATGGGTAACCACGAGTTGTACATGAGGAGGAGAAAGCCCGACACCATCGAGGTGCAGCAGATGAAAGCTCAGGCCCGCGAGGAGAAGCACCACAAACAGATGGAGAG GGCTCAGCTGgagaatgagaagaagaagcgAGAGTAtgcagagaaggagaaggagaggataGAGCGGGAGAAGGACGAGCTCATGGAGAGACTCAGACAGATCGAAGAGCAGACGATGAGAGCTCAGAAAG AGCTGGAGGAACAGACTCGCCGGGCCCtggagctggagcaggagagaaggagagcgaGGGAGGAGGCCGAgaggctggagagagagaggcagacggCTGAGGAGGCCAAGGCAGAGCTGGCCAGACAGGCTGAAGACCAGCAGAAGACCCAGGAACaactg GCTGGTGAACTGGCTGAATTCACAGCCAAGATCGCTCTCCTGGAAGAAGCCAAGAGGAAGAAAGACGACGAGGCCACAGAATGGCAGCACAAG GCCCTGTCAGCCCAGGAGGACCTGGAGAAGAccaaggaggagctgaagacCGCGATGACTGTGGTGCCAGCACCTCTGGTCGCCAATGCTGAAAGCGAGCACGATGAGCAGGACGAGAACCACGCGGAAGACTGCGCAGAGCTCTCCAACGAGGGCGTCAGCCAGCTGGACCTCCGCAGTGAGGAGGCGCGCGTCACTGAAGCCCAGAAGAACGAGAGGGTGAAGAAACAGCTGCAG CAGTTTTGCTGCAAAGAAGAAACACCAGCCAAGAAATGGCAAATAAGG